In a single window of the Micromonospora inositola genome:
- the glpK gene encoding glycerol kinase GlpK, with protein sequence MADFVGAVDQGTTSTRFMIFDHGGNEVGRHQLEHEQILPQAGWVEHNPLEIWERTQTVIQTAMNARGLTASDLAALGITNQRETTVVWNRRTGRPYYNAIVWQDTRTDRIASALEREGKGDVIRRKAGLPPATYFSGGKIRWILENVDGVREAAERGEAVFGNTDTWLLWNLTGGVEGGVHVTDPTNASRTMLMNLETLDWDDELLSFFDIPRAMLPRIRPSSDPRSYGSTVQHGPFTGPVPLTGDLGDQQAATVGQVCFAPGEGKNTYGTGNFMLLNTGTEIVRSKAGLLTTVCYQFGDEAAVYALEGSIAVTGSAVQWLRDQLKIITSAAQSEILASQVEDNGGVYFVPAFSGLFAPYWRSDARGAIVGLSRFNTDAHIARATLESICYQSRDVAEAMEQDSGVHLECLKVDGGVTVNDLCMQLQADILGVPVSRPVVAETTALGAAYAAGLAVGFWKNTDELRQNWNESRRWQPGWSAEQRENGYARWKKAVQRTLDWVDVG encoded by the coding sequence ATGGCTGACTTCGTCGGCGCGGTAGACCAGGGCACCACCAGCACCCGCTTCATGATCTTCGACCACGGCGGCAACGAGGTCGGCCGCCACCAGCTCGAACACGAGCAGATCCTGCCGCAGGCCGGCTGGGTGGAGCACAACCCGCTGGAGATCTGGGAGCGGACCCAGACGGTCATTCAGACCGCGATGAACGCCCGCGGCCTGACCGCCTCCGACCTGGCCGCGCTCGGCATCACCAACCAGCGCGAGACCACCGTGGTGTGGAACCGCCGGACCGGCCGGCCCTATTACAACGCCATCGTCTGGCAGGACACCCGTACCGACCGCATCGCCTCGGCGCTGGAACGCGAGGGCAAGGGCGACGTCATCCGGCGCAAGGCCGGCCTGCCGCCGGCGACGTACTTCTCCGGCGGGAAGATCCGGTGGATCCTCGAGAACGTCGACGGGGTCCGGGAGGCCGCCGAGCGCGGCGAGGCCGTCTTCGGCAACACCGACACCTGGCTGCTGTGGAACCTCACCGGCGGGGTCGAGGGCGGGGTGCACGTCACCGACCCCACCAACGCCAGCCGGACCATGCTGATGAACCTGGAGACGCTGGACTGGGACGACGAGCTGCTGTCGTTCTTCGACATCCCCCGCGCCATGCTGCCGCGGATCCGGCCGTCGTCCGACCCGCGCTCGTACGGCAGCACCGTGCAGCACGGCCCGTTCACCGGCCCGGTCCCGCTGACCGGCGACCTGGGCGACCAGCAGGCCGCCACGGTCGGCCAGGTCTGCTTCGCACCGGGCGAAGGCAAGAACACCTACGGTACGGGCAATTTCATGCTCCTCAACACCGGCACGGAGATCGTGCGGTCGAAGGCCGGGCTGCTCACCACGGTGTGCTACCAGTTCGGCGACGAGGCGGCGGTGTACGCGCTCGAAGGCTCGATCGCGGTCACCGGCTCGGCCGTGCAGTGGCTGCGCGACCAGCTCAAGATCATCACTAGCGCGGCGCAGAGCGAGATCCTGGCCAGCCAGGTGGAGGACAACGGCGGGGTGTACTTCGTGCCCGCGTTCTCCGGCCTGTTCGCCCCGTACTGGCGCTCCGACGCCCGCGGCGCGATCGTCGGCCTCTCCCGGTTCAACACCGACGCCCACATCGCCCGGGCCACCCTCGAGTCCATCTGCTACCAGAGCCGGGACGTGGCCGAGGCCATGGAGCAGGACTCCGGGGTGCACCTGGAGTGCCTCAAGGTCGACGGCGGGGTCACCGTCAACGACCTGTGCATGCAGCTGCAGGCGGACATCCTGGGCGTGCCGGTCAGCCGGCCGGTGGTGGCCGAGACCACCGCGCTCGGCGCGGCGTACGCCGCCGGCCTCGCCGTCGGCTTCTGGAAGAACACCGACGAGCTGCGCCAGAACTGGAACGAGAGCCGCCGCTGGCAGCCGGGCTGGTCGGCGGAGCAGCGCGAGAACGGCTACGCCCGGTGGAAGAAGGCGGTCCAGCGCACCCTCGACTGGGTCGACGTCGGCTGA
- a CDS encoding STAS domain-containing protein — translation MSVHQASHRATPETTRQPILSLAVAREGPAAVVEVRGPLEMGTVDLLIDLVDRVMAGQPPPVLVLDLSGVNFFCAAGITALLAVRQRIASGGCALVVRKPSRIIVTVLDMVGLGDDFTTE, via the coding sequence ATGTCCGTGCATCAGGCGTCACACCGAGCGACGCCGGAAACCACCCGCCAGCCGATCCTGTCCCTCGCGGTCGCTCGGGAAGGCCCGGCGGCGGTGGTGGAGGTCCGAGGCCCGCTCGAGATGGGCACCGTCGACCTGCTCATCGACCTCGTGGACAGGGTGATGGCCGGCCAACCGCCCCCGGTGCTGGTACTCGACCTGAGCGGGGTGAATTTCTTCTGCGCCGCCGGGATCACCGCGCTGCTGGCGGTGCGCCAGCGGATCGCTTCGGGCGGCTGCGCGCTGGTGGTGCGCAAGCCGTCTCGGATCATCGTCACTGTCCTCGACATGGTCGGTCTGGGGGACGACTTCACCACCGAGTGA
- a CDS encoding MIP/aquaporin family protein: MAQRWKVPGLVGELAAEFAGTAILILFGVGVVAQVVAAGTGEFDSIAWAWGLGVTLGVYVAGRISGAHLNPAVTVALAVFKGFSWRKVLPYALAQTAGAFVAALIIRWNHSEALSRFDPGLTSKSQGVFSILPGAGVTEWGALRDQIIGTAFQDASGYPYFWVPLVGPLVGPLVGGVIGAGLYELIGGRFLPSEDEPEPGTLATETAPAGAEFARV, encoded by the coding sequence ATGGCGCAACGGTGGAAAGTGCCCGGGCTCGTCGGCGAGTTGGCTGCCGAGTTCGCCGGCACCGCGATTCTCATCCTGTTCGGCGTGGGCGTGGTCGCCCAGGTGGTCGCGGCGGGAACCGGCGAGTTCGACAGCATCGCCTGGGCCTGGGGCCTCGGCGTCACGCTCGGCGTGTACGTGGCGGGCCGCATCAGCGGCGCGCACCTCAACCCCGCGGTCACCGTCGCACTGGCGGTCTTCAAGGGCTTCTCCTGGCGCAAGGTGCTGCCGTACGCGCTGGCCCAGACCGCCGGCGCGTTCGTCGCGGCCCTGATCATCCGCTGGAACCACAGCGAGGCGCTGTCCCGGTTCGACCCGGGCCTCACCAGCAAGAGCCAGGGCGTCTTCTCCATCCTGCCCGGCGCCGGCGTGACCGAGTGGGGCGCGCTGCGCGACCAGATCATCGGAACGGCCTTCCAGGACGCCAGTGGATACCCGTACTTCTGGGTGCCGCTCGTCGGGCCGCTCGTCGGGCCGCTCGTCGGCGGCGTCATCGGCGCGGGCCTCTACGAGCTGATCGGCGGCCGCTTCCTGCCCAGCGAGGACGAGCCGGAGCCGGGCACCCTGGCCACCGAGACCGCCCCGGCCGGGGCCGAGTTCGCCCGGGTCTGA
- a CDS encoding ATP-binding protein, which yields MEKVADVKLGQRRVCDRLDTTQPLVAPAALHANHGRILAPRRPRAAPQERPVHREVRDGGPGFSTADYGNLQDRPPPSAAGGMGLWIAQQMTDDLQIESSPGGAVVRISTTVHDAVGRPRRAGLRRPLANALSGLRGIVRLACVFPSSVSLSRCPLGSPTTAGRGSHVSTPPATDLARRTGHAQ from the coding sequence ATCGAGAAGGTCGCTGACGTCAAGCTGGGACAGCGTCGCGTCTGTGACCGCCTCGATACGACGCAGCCGCTCGTCGCTCCCGCTGCCCTGCACGCCAATCACGGCAGAATCCTAGCCCCTCGCAGGCCCAGGGCAGCCCCTCAGGAGCGCCCTGTTCATCGCGAGGTCCGAGACGGCGGCCCTGGCTTCTCCACCGCGGACTACGGCAACCTCCAGGATCGCCCGCCGCCATCCGCGGCCGGCGGGATGGGCCTATGGATCGCGCAGCAGATGACCGACGACCTGCAGATCGAGAGCAGCCCGGGCGGCGCCGTCGTGCGGATCAGCACCACCGTGCATGATGCGGTCGGCCGTCCCCGCCGCGCGGGGCTGCGGCGTCCCCTGGCCAACGCCCTGTCCGGCTTGCGGGGCATCGTGCGGCTGGCCTGCGTCTTCCCTTCCAGCGTCAGCCTCTCCCGATGCCCCCTCGGCTCCCCGACCACCGCTGGCCGAGGCAGCCACGTGTCGACACCCCCCGCGACAGACCTAGCCCGCCGAACGGGCCACGCCCAGTGA
- a CDS encoding PP2C family protein-serine/threonine phosphatase codes for MIGVQGSGSDERLRRIEAVTDATLSQLDVSDLLDELLDRVREVLRVDTAAILLLDVHAQQLVATATKGLDEVRHGSRIPVGRGFPGRIARVKQPVRLDSVTAPDDPILFHRGVRSLLGVPMFAGGEVIGILYVGCLRPHRFTDGDVQLLQLAADRASLASRTRASSIDRTAALALQRSLLPTHLPDAPAVDMAARYVPGHDAGVGGDWYDVFPLPSGWLGVVIGDVSGHGLRSAVVMGRIRSALRAYALVSDDPADALTLLDRKIHHFEAGNLATVLYAMISPDRATIQMSLAGHLQPILASPGRPADTLNIPVDLPLGTGMHQPVRRQTEVAFPPGAVMVCYTDGLVERRGEIIDVGIERLRSAVEPGPAEAVCAHIMTTLAAEQTTDDIALLAIYAAHQSHP; via the coding sequence GTGATTGGCGTGCAGGGCAGCGGGAGCGACGAGCGGCTGCGTCGTATCGAGGCGGTCACAGACGCGACGCTGTCCCAGCTTGACGTCAGCGACCTTCTCGATGAGCTCCTCGACCGTGTCCGAGAGGTGCTGCGGGTTGACACTGCCGCCATCCTGCTGCTGGACGTGCACGCCCAGCAGTTGGTGGCCACTGCGACGAAGGGGCTGGACGAGGTCCGGCACGGCTCTCGGATCCCGGTCGGCCGCGGCTTCCCTGGCCGGATCGCTCGGGTAAAGCAGCCCGTCCGACTGGACTCTGTCACCGCCCCCGACGATCCGATCCTGTTCCACAGGGGGGTCCGCTCGTTGTTGGGTGTGCCCATGTTCGCCGGTGGCGAGGTGATCGGCATATTGTACGTCGGCTGCCTGCGGCCGCACCGATTCACCGACGGCGACGTGCAGTTACTCCAGCTCGCCGCCGACCGGGCAAGCCTGGCCAGCCGGACCCGGGCCAGCAGCATCGACCGCACCGCCGCCCTCGCCCTGCAACGCAGCCTGCTACCCACCCACCTACCCGACGCGCCGGCTGTGGACATGGCCGCCCGTTACGTGCCCGGCCACGACGCCGGCGTCGGCGGCGACTGGTATGACGTGTTCCCCCTCCCCTCGGGCTGGCTTGGCGTGGTCATCGGCGACGTGTCTGGACACGGCCTGCGCTCCGCAGTCGTGATGGGACGCATCCGCAGCGCGCTGCGTGCCTACGCCCTGGTCTCCGACGACCCGGCCGACGCGCTGACCCTGCTCGACCGCAAGATCCACCATTTCGAGGCCGGGAACCTCGCCACGGTCCTCTACGCCATGATCTCTCCGGACCGCGCCACCATCCAGATGTCCCTCGCCGGGCACCTGCAACCCATCCTGGCATCACCAGGACGGCCGGCCGACACCCTGAACATTCCAGTTGATCTTCCGTTGGGCACGGGTATGCATCAACCGGTCCGCCGGCAGACCGAGGTCGCGTTCCCTCCGGGGGCGGTAATGGTCTGCTACACCGACGGGCTCGTCGAACGGCGCGGCGAAATCATCGACGTCGGCATCGAACGACTCCGCTCAGCCGTCGAGCCAGGTCCCGCCGAGGCGGTCTGCGCCCACATCATGACAACACTCGCCGCCGAACAGACCACCGACGACATCGCCCTACTGGCCATTTACGCAGCCCACCAGAGTCACCCTTAG
- a CDS encoding GAF and ANTAR domain-containing protein, with product MSDAAESHLASAYGRLLTLVADSPHVDVFLDQVVRVAAEVVTPAVACGLTVRRDGGAFTVASSGDLAARGDEIQYGADEGPCLEALRRGRVVEVVDLREDTRWCRYREHALRLGVVSSLSLPMTVDGETVGALNLYATQPAAFTDTARRHAVAFTDQGAAALTVILRQADHALLHQQLTDAMTSRSVIDQALGVLMGQQRCTATEAFSLLRQASQHRNRKLRDVAAEIIKQVSGESPQPAPGFAVPRQHL from the coding sequence GTGTCCGATGCTGCTGAGTCGCACCTGGCCTCGGCGTACGGCCGGCTGTTGACCCTGGTCGCTGACTCACCCCACGTCGATGTGTTCCTCGACCAGGTCGTCCGGGTCGCGGCGGAGGTCGTCACCCCCGCGGTGGCCTGCGGACTGACCGTGCGGCGGGACGGCGGTGCCTTCACCGTCGCCAGCAGTGGCGACCTCGCCGCCCGGGGTGACGAGATCCAGTACGGCGCCGACGAGGGGCCCTGCCTCGAGGCCCTGCGCCGTGGACGCGTCGTTGAGGTCGTCGACCTGCGTGAGGACACCCGCTGGTGCCGGTACCGGGAACACGCGCTCCGGCTCGGCGTCGTCAGCTCGCTGTCGCTGCCGATGACGGTCGACGGCGAGACCGTCGGCGCGTTGAACCTCTACGCCACCCAGCCCGCCGCCTTCACCGACACGGCACGCCGGCACGCCGTGGCGTTCACCGACCAGGGGGCGGCAGCGCTGACCGTGATCCTCCGCCAGGCCGACCACGCCCTCCTGCATCAGCAACTCACCGACGCGATGACCTCCCGCAGCGTCATCGACCAGGCCCTCGGGGTGCTGATGGGCCAGCAGCGGTGCACCGCCACCGAGGCTTTCTCCCTGCTCCGGCAGGCGTCGCAGCACCGAAACCGCAAACTGCGTGACGTGGCCGCGGAGATCATCAAACAGGTCAGCGGCGAGTCCCCGCAGCCGGCTCCCGGGTTCGCGGTGCCCCGCCAACACCTCTGA